One genomic window of Nicotiana sylvestris chromosome 10, ASM39365v2, whole genome shotgun sequence includes the following:
- the LOC104236243 gene encoding probable xyloglucan endotransglucosylase/hydrolase protein encodes MNKTNQERGKKLTEKMILRGGHPTGPCDNGYEGIFSWFVLINLSILGSCGAPRKALDVPFWNNYEPSWSSHHIKYLNGVGGTTAELLLDKSSGAGFQSKKSYLFGHFSMKMKLVGGDSAGVVSAFYLSSNNAEHDEIDFEFLGNRTGEPYILQTNVFTGGKGDREQRIYLWFDPTNDFHSYSVLWNTFQIVIFVDDEYSRIRKTGVEFPFNQPMKIYSSLWNADDWATRGGLEKTDWSKAPFTASYTSFHIDGCEAVTPQEVQVCNTNGMKWWDQKARGVHSIYRFDFDPYR; translated from the exons ATGAATAAAACAAACCAAGAACGCGGCAAGAAGTTAACAGAGAAAATGATTTTGCGCGGCGGGCACCCTACTGGTCCTTGT GATAATGGGTATGAAGGGATTTTTAGTTGGTTTGTTTTGATAAATTTGTCAATACTGGGCAGTTGTGGGGCGCCGAGGAAGGCACTGGATGTGCCTTTTTGGAACAACTATGAACCCAGTTGGTCCAGTCACCATATCAAGTACCTCAATGGTGTGGGTGGCACCACAGCTGAGCTTCTTCTTGACAAATCTtcag GAGCTGGATTTCAATCAAAGAAATCATATCTATTTGGGCACTTTAGTATGAAAATGAAGCTTGTTGGAGGTGATTCTGCTGGTGTTGTCTCTGCATTTTAT ctGTCATCAAACAACGCAGAACACGATGAGATAGATTTTGAATTCCTAGGGAACAGGACAGGTGAGCCATACATATTACAGACCAATGTATTTACAGGAGGTAAAGGAGACAGGGAGCAGAGGATCTATCTCTGGTTTGATCCAACCAACGACTTCCATTCATATTCCGTTCTCTGGAACACCTTTCAGATTGT GATTTTTGTGGACGACGAGTATTCAAGAATTCGAAAGACAGGTGTGGAATTCCCATTCAATCAGCCGATGAAGATCTATTCAAGCCTGTGGAATGCTGACGACTGGGCTACAAGAGGAGGATTAGAGAAAACGGATTGGTCAAAAGCACCATTCACTGCTTCCTACACTTCATTCCACATAGATGGCTGTGAGGCAGTTACCCCACAAGAAGTGCAAGTTTGTAATACAAATGGCATGAAATGGTGGGATCAAAAGGCTAGGGGTGtacattcgatttatcgattcgattttgacccttatcgataa